The sequence GAAACCCATGCGCATGTCGAGCAAACCTTATTTTTTATGAACGGCACAGCCAAGGCTGTACTCGATGGCAAGGAGACAGATCTCGTGGCTGGAGATGTCGTAGTCGTGACCCCCGGCACTAAACATAATTTTATAAACACTGGCACCGATGCTCTCAAAGTGTATACCATATACGCCCCAGCCAATCACATTGACGGACGTATCCATGTGACCAAAGCCGAAG is a genomic window of Candidatus Paceibacterota bacterium containing:
- a CDS encoding cupin domain-containing protein, whose amino-acid sequence is MSYLTNIIKKTQENSNFRTVLFTGAKSQLVVMDIPVGGEIGEETHAHVEQTLFFMNGTAKAVLDGKETDLVAGDVVVVTPGTKHNFINTGTDALKVYTIYAPANHIDGRIHVTKAEADADEADEAFGEGTR